From Astyanax mexicanus isolate ESR-SI-001 chromosome 13, AstMex3_surface, whole genome shotgun sequence, the proteins below share one genomic window:
- the ube2t gene encoding ubiquitin-conjugating enzyme E2 T, protein MQRISRLKRELQLLNTEPPPGIHCSFSEENLENIQAQIIGGSGTPFEGGVFNLEIKVPDRYPFEPPQVRFLTPIYHPNIDSAGRICLDALKLPPKGAWRPSLNISTVLSSIQLLMAEPNPDDPLMADISSEFKYSRAVYLEKARKWTEKYATQKKLGDGEEQQKGPDEERCGKTSRKREALSAQENLEQPKRSCS, encoded by the exons ATGCAGCGGATCAGCCGGTTAAAGCGAGAACTTCAGCTTCTGAACACAGAACCACCACCCGGAATACACTGCAGCTTCAGCGAGGAGAACCTGGAGAACATCCAGGCCC agattATTGGAGGTTCTGGTACGCCTTTTGAGGGAGGAGTGTTTAATCTGGAGATAAAAGTTCCTGACAG gtATCCATTTGAACCTCCTCAGGTGCGTTTCCTCACGCCCATCTACCACCCCAACATCGACAGTGCGGGACGGATCTGTCTGGATGCTCTTAAACTGCCACCCAAG GGGGCGTGGAGACCTTCTCTGAACATCTCCACGGTGCTGAGCTCCATCCAGCTCCTCATGGCCGAACCCAACCCTGATGATCCGCTGATGGCCGATATC TCGTCTGAGTTTAAGTACAGTAGAGCTGTGTATCTGGAGAAAGCTCGGAAGTGGACGGAGAAATACGCCACACAGAAGAAGCTG GGCGATGGTGAGGAACAGCAGAAGGGTCCTGATGAGGAACGCTGTGGAAAAACCTCCCGGAAAAGAGAAGCTCTTTCAGCTCAGGAGAACCTGGAGCAGCCCAAGAGATCCTGCAGTTAG
- the zgc:194242 gene encoding uncharacterized protein zgc:194242 — MLARRLGLQLGRPTRTLGGWLVSKFFKAHNDLLEENAVKLSQIQPDETVLELGHGPGLGLQYAMQKLTGPQGKLLGVDVSEYMHQMALERMQEQILVGKVKLILGDVAAMPFEDHSVDKVFHCNCYYFWPDLQRAAAEIHRVMKPGGLMVTTLRLDRVELLADKKVMPTENWRPEAYMQALESAGFTGVRMENRKHKLIPYEAIYATAAK, encoded by the exons ATGTTAGCCCGTAGGTTGGGTCTGCAGTTGGGTCGGCCCACTCGGACCCTGGGCGGTTGGCTGGTGAGTAAATTCTTCAAAGCTCACAACGACCTGCTGGAGGAGAACGcggtaaaactgagccagatccaaCCCGACGAGACGGTTCTGGAGCTGGGGCACGGACCGGGACTCGGCCTCCAGTACGCCATGCAGAAACTAACCG GGCCGCAGGGGAAGCTGCTGGGGGTGGATGTTTCGGAGTATATGCACCAGATGGCGCTGGAGCGAATGCAGGAGCAGATCTTAGTGGGGAAGGTGAAGCTGATCCTGGGTGATGTGGCGGCGATGCCGTTTGAGGATCACAGCGTGGATAAAGTCTTCCACTGTAACTGTTATTACTTCTGGCCCGACTTACAGAGAGCGGCTGCTGAGATCCACCGTGTCATGAAACCAG GTGGGCTGATGGTGACGACCCTGCGGTTGGACCGGGTTGAATTACTTGCGGATAAGAAGGTAATGCCTACAGAGAACTGGCGACCGGAGGCGTACATGCAGGCGCTGGAGTCGGCCGGGTTCACCGGCGTCAGGATGGAGAATAGGAAACACAAACTGATCCCGTACGAAGCGATTTACGCCACCGCAGCCAAGTGA
- the etv7 gene encoding transcription factor ETV7: MTNTSSPALIQDSSEVQPPVCPVAPPTLGTVYPGTSDELCKLPGRLRINPSLWDKEDVNLWLRWAQREFSLRRAEHEKFEMNGKALCLLTKEDFRLRCPSSGDVLYELLQHVKQQRCSVTSPTHTPLCQHTHTCVSPAGPCTANRSVPVCPVNPNARTSAGPSSDLPPEPREPSGLTVNTHPAETPVGPEGAESPALSQPSLLSNKDEPLNLSSRSQPSRRTTETTQVDGRIPDCKLLWDYVYHLLLDRRYEPYIRWEDPDSMVFRVVDPNGLARLWGNHKNRVNMTYEKMSRALRHYYKLNIIKKESGQRLLFRFLKTPEQIIQSRCDRPEPPESPESPASPTFREDTLEVSPSSTPEPHSPGSHHTLSVSPLP, translated from the exons ATGACCAACACGTCCAGTCCAGCTCTGATCCAG gactCCAGTGAAGTCCAGCCCCCTGTGTGTCCGGTTGCCCCGCCCACCCTCGGCACCGTCTATCCAGGAACTTCAGATGAGCTGTGTAAACTCCCGGGACGACTGC gtatAAACCCGTCTCTGTGGGATAAGGAGGATGTGAATCTGTGGCTCCGTTGGGCTCAGAGGGAGTTCTCGCTGCGTCGAGCCGAACACGAGAAATTCGAGATGAACGGAAAAGCTCTGTGTTTACTGACCAAAGAGGACTTCCGCCTCCGCTGCCCCAGCTCAG GTGATGTTCTGTACGAGCTCCTGCAGCACGTGAAGCAGCAGAGATGCAGCGTGACGTCCCCGACACACACACCCctctgccaacacacacacacctgtgtcaGCCCTGCAG GTCCCTGTACTGCTAACAGATCAGTCCCCGTCTGTCCAGTAAACCCGAACGCCAGAACTTCAGCTGGTCCGAGTTCAGATCTCCCTCCAGAACCCAGAGAACCCAGCGGactcacagtgaacacacacccaGCAG AAACTCCAGTCGGTCCTGAAGGAGCCGAATCTCCAGCTCTCAGCCAGCCGTCGCTCCTCAGCAATAAAGACGAACCGCTGAACCTGTCCAGCAGATCTCAGCCATCCAGGAGAACCACAGAAACCACCCAGGTTGATGGAAGAATTCCAG ACTGTAAGCTGCTGTGGGATTATGTGTATCACCTGCTGTTGGACCGGCGGTATGAGCCGTATATCCGCTGGGAGGATCCGGACTCCATGGTGTTCAGAGTGGTGGATCCTAACGGACTGGCTCGCCTGTGGGGGAACCATAAG AACAGAGTGAACATGACCTACGAGAAGATGAGCCGAGCGCTACGTCACTATTACAAACTCAACATCATCAAAAAAGAGTCCGGACAGAGACTTCTCTTCAG GTTTCTGAAGACCCCAGAGCAGATTATCCAGTCCAGATGTGACCGTCCAGAACCTCCAGAGTCTCCAGAAAGTCCAGCGTCTCCTACATTCAGAGAGGACACCCTGGAAGTGTCCCCCTCGTCCACTCCAGAGCCCCACAGTCCTGGATCTCACCACACTCTCAGTGTGTCCCCTCTGCCCTGA